A genomic segment from Nocardiopsis sp. Huas11 encodes:
- a CDS encoding four-carbon acid sugar kinase family protein, translating into MNTSAPTRIAVLADDLTGAGDTAAQFLRAGWRTELQLTAADSRAQVVAVSTDSRAMPAERAAETAAEAARHMRGSGATHLYKKVDSTMRGPVRAEIDGVLSAWSPDAVAVVCPAFPATGRVVRDGVLLVDGVEVHRTAIGRDPVGPVTESRVPALLGATHTRLTGDDDEANAELLRGLGPVVVVDAEDDDDLARLAGAVRALGPDAVPVGSAGLAAHLSTVWAEEGLPAGAVAAPAGATTNPARSAAMPALIVVTSLHQATREQVAVLSADENTRIEQPTSHDLGDEETWRVWSAGVLSRFDPAAPRTALVAPDDRHGDLDPASVAHRFGALAAGLAARHPLSGFVVTGGDGARALTSVLDARGITLTGEVAPGIPIGTLTGGPLDGNAIVTKAGGFGSPTALLAAADAVRDTKGRNA; encoded by the coding sequence GTGAACACGTCCGCGCCCACACGCATCGCCGTGCTCGCCGACGACCTGACCGGTGCCGGCGATACCGCCGCCCAGTTCCTGCGGGCGGGCTGGCGCACGGAACTCCAGCTCACAGCGGCCGACTCGCGGGCGCAGGTCGTCGCGGTCAGCACCGACTCACGTGCCATGCCCGCCGAACGGGCCGCCGAGACCGCGGCCGAGGCGGCCCGGCACATGCGGGGCTCCGGCGCCACCCACCTGTACAAGAAGGTCGACTCCACGATGCGCGGGCCCGTCCGCGCGGAGATCGACGGCGTCCTCTCCGCCTGGTCGCCCGACGCGGTCGCCGTGGTCTGCCCGGCCTTCCCGGCCACCGGACGCGTCGTCCGGGACGGGGTCCTGCTCGTCGACGGCGTCGAGGTCCACCGCACGGCCATCGGCCGCGACCCGGTCGGCCCGGTGACCGAGAGCCGTGTACCGGCCCTGCTCGGCGCCACCCACACCCGGCTGACGGGTGACGACGACGAGGCCAACGCCGAACTCCTGCGCGGCCTCGGCCCGGTCGTGGTCGTCGACGCCGAGGACGACGACGACCTGGCGCGCCTGGCCGGCGCGGTCCGGGCCCTGGGGCCCGACGCCGTTCCCGTGGGATCGGCCGGACTGGCCGCCCACCTGTCCACCGTGTGGGCCGAGGAAGGCCTCCCGGCCGGCGCCGTGGCCGCTCCCGCGGGCGCGACCACGAACCCGGCCAGGAGCGCGGCCATGCCCGCACTCATCGTCGTCACCTCGCTGCACCAGGCGACGCGCGAACAGGTCGCGGTGCTGTCCGCCGACGAGAACACGCGGATCGAACAGCCCACGTCACACGACCTGGGCGACGAGGAGACGTGGCGGGTCTGGAGCGCAGGGGTACTGTCCCGGTTCGATCCGGCCGCGCCCCGCACCGCCCTGGTCGCACCCGACGACAGGCACGGCGATCTGGACCCCGCGTCGGTCGCCCACCGCTTCGGTGCGCTCGCCGCCGGGCTGGCCGCGCGCCACCCGCTCTCCGGGTTCGTCGTCACCGGAGGCGACGGGGCCCGCGCCCTGACCTCGGTGCTCGACGCCCGGGGCATCACACTGACCGGCGAGGTCGCGCCCGGCATCCCGATCGGGACGCTGACCGGGGGGCCGCTGGACGGCAACGCCATCGTCACCAAGGCCGGCGGTTTCGGATCGCCCACCGCACTACTGGCGGCCGCCGACGCGGTCCGCGACACGAAAGGCAGGAACGCATGA